The DNA window aaaaaaactctaccgAGCTTTAGAAGTGACACTTCAAGATAGAATGGAAAAGGAATATAAGAATTTCCAATTCTGATTTAATGATTTGGAGcaactttgtgcatttatctgGATTTTAAGGTGATGTGTGGCTACAGATAATTGTTTATCAGctattgaatattaaaataaacccTGACAATGACTTATGTCAGCTTGTACCTTTGTATATACaggtactttttaaaataaatcctattgtgataaaagttatattttccataatgtatttatgaaaattaaactttatatatagTTTGATTGTGAAAACAGACCAACTGAAAGTTTATTGTCAGgtgtattgttttaatactgatgttttggcatgctcatgaaaaccccaaaattcctgtGTGTAGCATATCATGGCGAGAAAGGTTGTGTAAACGTGTATTGTAATCATgcttaactctaaacacctgcaaaaaattcctgaggcttttaaaaactcccagcctggttcattactcaaaactgcaatcatgggtaagactgccgacctgcttgtccagaaggccatccctgacaccctcaagcgaccACGAGGGTAGAAgtacacagaaagaaatttctgaatacgaataggctgttcccagaatGCTGTATCGACAgtgtctgtgggaaggaaaaagtgtggttaAAACGCTTGCACAACTCGAAATGACCAgatgaggaagattgtggaggaaggaccgattccagaccttgggggacctgcggaagcagtggactgtctggagtagaaacatccagagccaccgtgcccAGGCGTGTTTTGAACctagaagcgcctgacctgggctacagagaagcagcatggactgttgctcagtggtccaaagtacttacagaaagcaaaattttgcatgtcattcggtcAAGGTTGCCAGAGTCTGTTGGGGAGAAAAATGCCCAAAATGCCTTAAGTCCATATGTAGTACATGGTCTGGGGTGTTCCCATactgtcagctgctggtgtttctCCACTGTGtattttatcaagggcagggtcaatgcagttACAATCAGGagatttggagcacttcatgcttccatgaAAAGCATGGAAATAGATTTTATTGGCACTCAGTCCATCACAATGCCAAAAACCACTGGGTAAATGGTTTATGACATGGTATACATGTTGGCCTGCCAACTGATCCTGATCTCTGaaatagagaatctgtgggatattgtgaagagaaagttgagagacgcaagacccaacactctggagaatcgaagcatcctgggcctccataacaacTCAGCAGGCcaaggctgattgcctccatgacGCAACAGTCATCTTTCTGCAGGAGCTTCCCGacccaagtattgagtgcataactgacataattatttgaaggtgactaaaaacacttttcttttattggtcggaatGAAAAGATAAtcttttttgagataggaattttgggtttcatgagctgtatgccaaatttCACATAAAAGTGAATATTGCTGAAGTTGTTCTTGCAACCCAATCAGACTATATTGGACCATAAATGTGGTAATTTTTAGAAGAGACTTATGTGAACTCTTTTTTACAATGTTGtgataatgaacttttttttacaatatgctaattttttgagaaggacctgtgtgtgtgtgtgtgtgtgtgtgtgtgtgcttgttgatttgttctgtttttaaatcaaaattttagtTATTGTTGCTCAAATATGAAGAGTCTTCAAAACATTATGCTATGCAGGTCTGTGCATATGTCATTTtctatattaacatatatttcatGTTACAGACAAATTTGGTTTGGTgatgttgtaaaataaattaaatatgtagtaCAATAAATAATCTATGTACACAGTTACAACATATAGGAACATGAATAGCATGGAAAATAATTATTCCACACCGGTcaacacaaacaacataaaatccaACAGAATCACAAAAGGCCGAATGACAACAGCCAAACTGCACCAGCTCTGTACAGTTCGGTTAGTATGCATGAAGTTCACACACATGCATTGCTGAAATGTTCTTGTACCCCCAGTGAATTGGACCATAAATGTCATTAGAAGAGACTTTGTTCTCTAGGCAGGTGTTGGGGAGGGgccacattaatatttaataagctCATGTCTCTCACATACATATACCATAAGCTTCTATTGTATAAAACTGATCATAATGACAGACTAACCCcaaatcttttttatattttcgggTCAAATGAAATGGAACTCCAATAGAGGATGTTCCCAAATTTCGCTAAAGGAATGTTTTGTCAGTATTACCTCATTTTTAGACAGTGTTTGTCCCCAAACTATAGTTAATGTATGCATATCTAGTCATAATTACAATTTTGTATATAGATCTTTATATTATCAGATAAAGATGTCTCTACTACACTGGATCAAGCAATCACCTCAGAGATCTCGTAGCAGAGATATGATTTCAAAGATCTGCTGTTCACAATTCACTCATACAAAAGCACTCGGTTTTGCAGAATGAACATGTTTCCTATCTAATCAGGCGAGATAAGGTGGGGTAGGTTTCTTGTGTGAAAGTTTCCAACATTGACTCTGAAGAACCCCCCCTCCTCTCTTTTTGGGACTTTGCTCCCCATATGAACACATTAGAATTCTatcagtgagtgtgtgaatgGATCAGACGGATATCGGAAAGGGCAGGATACACATTAACAAACTGTGATAGAAGAAAAGGGCCAGGGACGTTAATTAATCCATTGCTGTCCAGAGCTTCACTGCACAAGCAGCAGACCTGTGGAGCTCTCACTTCGAATAACTGCAGAACATCCTTCAGAATTGTTCTGGCCCTGTTTGCATGGAAATTAAGTATTGAATTTTCATTGTGAGGACATACATTTTGGGATCTATGCAATGGACGTGATCTGAACAGTGAATGTGAgaagaattattttataaattttcaatttcacatttaagaTTGAGAGAGGATTCAAAATGGAGGAAGAGATGAATGTCAGAGATCTCAGGAAAAGGGTGCCATATCAGATTCAGAGAGATGTACTGGATGAGCTCAGTGTCGACCAAGTTGCTGAGAAATCGGATTTCAAAatttcaacaaaagaaaaactcAGAGATGCTGTCAGGTGTGTCAATATGGCCTTtctttgatttgaatattttacTGCTTGAGAACTGAACTATAGGTTGCACATTTAAGTGAAAATGCTCCTGTttggcatttttctaatttaattaattaaataatttatttatttacaatttatatcatcatcatcataattcaAGAGAAaagtttaattgaaaaaaaaaatatcagtatttggTTTGTCCTTATTTTGGAAGCAGTATTAgttatagctaaaaaaaaaaaaaaaaaaaaaaaaaaaaaaaaaagaaaagtgtactgtgaaaaaaaaaaaaaaaaaaaaaagaaagtaatttttaagtatatttttaaagatatttaaaatgaacactgaattaaatgacattttaagttcaaagactgaaatagaattttcttgtaaaacatactccaataatcttaaACTTAACAACATGAACTCCACAATTTTGTGTCAGACCTCATGATTGGGTTGTCCAGCATGAATTGAGAATGATCCAAATAGCATATTGTGCTTTAATGGATGCAACAACATCTCTCacactttaaaacacacacacacacacacacacacacacacacacacacacacacacacacacacacacacacacacacacacacacacacacacacacacatattattaattataatgtaaaaaaaaaggcagttaTTTTGTTCTTCTCTGTttcataattttctatttttctttgttCATCAGGTGTACAGGCCCTAGATTTAAGAGCTGTTTCCTATCATTTGTTCCTCTCCTGACATGGCTGCCACGATACCCATTTCGAGAAAATGCTATTGGAGATCTAATATCAGGAATCAGTGTGGGAATCATGCACCTGCCACAAGGTCCAACACAAGCACATGCACACCTGtattaccaaaaaaaacacacattacttAAGACAGacctaaacaaaaacacaaacaagcattCAACTtggaatgtgttttgtgtgtgcaggTATGGCGTATGCTTTGCTGGCTGCGGTCCCTCCTGTTTTTGGTCTGTATTCCTCCTTCTACCCCATTCTCATCTACTTTATATTTGGAACATCCAAACACATCTCTGTGGGTGAGTACACAAACACTTCCCTTTGGTTTCTGTTGTTCCTAAAGGTAtcgtttacacaaaaatgaatgttctgtcatcatttactctccctcgtTTCATTCTAAATCTGTTCCcatggaacacacacaaaaaaatcacataaatctTTTCTATACAACAACAGTTCATGCTCCagaaagcatcataaaaatagTCCCATGACTCTTGTgctgtattccaagtcttctgaagtcattcaATAGCTTTGTGTAATTCACTGATGATCTTCACATCTTAAAGGTTTACTTTCTAATCTCTCTGTCTACAGGTACATACGCAGTTATGAGCGTTATGATTGGCAGCGTGACAGAGCGTTTGGCTCCAGACTCAGACTTCATGATACCAGGCAATGACACCAACAGCACCACCTTGGACATCATCGGCCGTGATGCGGAGAGGGTCAAGATCGCGGCCACTGTGACTTTCTTATCTGGCATATTCCAGGTAGGTTCATTTGTAAGTGTATGTGGCTTTGACGTTGTGCATGTGActaagtgtttgtgtgttgtctgtgtgtgtagttACTCCTTGGTTTGGTTCGGTTCGGTTTTGTGGTGACGTATCTCTCAGAGCCATTGGTGAGAGCTTATACAACGGCGGCCGCCATTCACGTTATTGTCTCCCAGCTCAAATATTCCTTTGGGATCAGTCCACAGCGGTACAGTGGACCTTTGTCTCTTATATATGTGagtatgaacacaaacacacacacagtcccaaaCACTTTATTAAGGACTATCCTGAAGCGGTGTGTAAAAGGCCACAGATAAGGATGGATAATCACACCTATGTGTAATTTGTGTTTAATGCCCCCTAGTGGTTGGGGTTATTATTTGCACTCAACAAGCTACATTTAATAGTGttttctctatttatttttttatttatttatttttctttctctctccagaCAGTCATAGAGATTTGTGCATTGCTCGGAAAGACTAATATTGGTACTCTGGTAGTTAGCATTGTAACCATCTTAGGTCTGGTCGCTGCAAAGGAACTTAGTGCCTTGGCAGCTCGCAAAATCCCTGTTCCGATTCCTGTTGAGCTGATCACTGTAAGTTACTTCatacagttaaacacacacatgcacattcatATTTACTCAACTAACTGTGGATATACATGCAtactttacaataaaatgtaattatagttTTTCACTCTTCCTAAAATTCCATCAGTTTTGCTTGCTCTTTCTGTTTAGAGGTAATGTAACATATTGTTTCTTATAGCTTTCATCTTATTTTTGTGTATAGATTATTGTCGCTACTGTGGTGTCATGGCAGATGGATTTGAAGACTGAATATGGTGTTGAAGTGGTTGGACAAATTCCATCAGGGTGAGTCCAACACACAACTATGCAACATAGTATGTGTATAACGTGGTAATGGTTACAGCTACAAAACACAACTGCAGCATCATAATACATCTTCAGGTGCAAATACTCATCTGCATCTCTTCTTCACATCTTAGTCTGCAGGCTCCTGTGGCGCCTGCTGTCTCACTATTGGGTTCAATGGTCGGTGATGCTTTTGCACTGGCTGTTGTTGGTTATGGTATTGCTATCTCACTGGGTAGAATTTTTGCCCTCAAATATGCCTACAAAGTCGACAGTAACCAGGTAAGTGACTTTAAATGCCTGTAAAAGATGATTTTTattgaatgtgtatatatatttatatacacaaatatatatgcacacatcaaattgatcaacagtgacagtaaGGACTTTTAAATTGTCACAAAAATATCTGTTTCCAGTGAATGGTattctttatattcatcaaagaatcctgaaaaaaatattaagcagcacaaatgtacCATGCAGGGGTGTGTTAAGagttttgggggccctaagcaagcAGTCCCCGGGAGTCCCCCTCAGTATAAATCACATGATTTGTCTGGTTTGTGTGGTGTCTAAACACTTCTGGTTCAATTTTAGAATgtcttctgaaggatcatgcaacacAAAAGGAGTAATggctaatatatattttttcacttttaaagtcAAATTTAGTGTCAACATAAAACAAATAGCATAGTTTAATATGGGTTTATGTTCACAATATTTTCTTGGAATTTTAGTTCTTACATTTAAATCCAGTTGGCAGTTAAACCCAATTTTCCCACAGAGGCacatcttttttgttattttgctaaGTTGCTGAAAGTCATTGATccaaatcaaaaaacatttttgtttgaacaTCTTGTGTTTTTCTCATACTGTCTGTTCTCTGGACCAGGAGCTCATCGCACTGGGTCTGTCTAACGCCATTGGAGGTTTATTCAATTGCTTTGCTATAAGCTGCTCTATGTCTCGCAGCATGGTGCAGGTCAGCACAGGGGGGAAGTCACAGGTGAGAACTTCAGCAAACTGCAGTCTGACATACAACCTTTACCACCATTCTTTTGTTTGCTAGTTCTGGATAGATGGATGGTGAGTTCCTTagattatagttttttttttttttgaaagttcaaACTGAAACctctctctgtcattctctcAGGTGGCTGGAGCCATTTCTGCTGTGGTAATTCTGGTGATCTTGTTAAAGATTGGAGAGCTCTTTGAGGAGCTGCCAAAGGTTAGTACCCTGAATCAGCCCTTGTGTGGGCTGGCTTTAATATTCATAAGATAAGAGTATCTGTGCTGAATTAATGAATATGATAATGTGtccatttacaaatatatatagacatattgtGCACGTGTGTGCTGGCTTCTTTAGGCTGTGCTGGCTGCTATAATCTATGTAAACCTGCATGGAATGATGAAGCAGTTTGGAGACATCTGCTCTCTCTGGAGGACCAACAAAGTGGATATGGTGAGAGAGAACAAGAAGGAGGGGGTTTCATTAAAAAAGCTAATCTTatgcaacacattaaaaatagacctatacataaacaaacaaaaaaatgactgagAATGGGGAGAGTGAATagtgtgacagaaaaaaaagggaCAGTTTAGATGTTATTCtctctgttgtttgtgtgtttaggtAGTGTGGGTGATGACTATGATCTTGACAGTGTTGTTAAATCCTGATCTGGGACTGGCTGCATCTATCGCCTTCTCCATCCTCACTGTCGTCTTCAGAACTCAGCTGTGAGTGACAGAAACCACATACACAAAgctaaataattaacaaatgcaCTGTGACACATGCACCATTTCCCCATAGTCCTGAGCCTTAAATGACGAAACCACATACATGTGCAACGTTTGTAAAACTAGTTCTG is part of the Cyprinus carpio isolate SPL01 chromosome A8, ASM1834038v1, whole genome shotgun sequence genome and encodes:
- the LOC109075794 gene encoding solute carrier family 26 member 6-like, producing the protein MEEEMNVRDLRKRVPYQIQRDVLDELSVDQVAEKSDFKISTKEKLRDAVRCTGPRFKSCFLSFVPLLTWLPRYPFRENAIGDLISGISVGIMHLPQGMAYALLAAVPPVFGLYSSFYPILIYFIFGTSKHISVGTYAVMSVMIGSVTERLAPDSDFMIPGNDTNSTTLDIIGRDAERVKIAATVTFLSGIFQLLLGLVRFGFVVTYLSEPLVRAYTTAAAIHVIVSQLKYSFGISPQRYSGPLSLIYTVIEICALLGKTNIGTLVVSIVTILGLVAAKELSALAARKIPVPIPVELITIIVATVVSWQMDLKTEYGVEVVGQIPSGLQAPVAPAVSLLGSMVGDAFALAVVGYGIAISLGRIFALKYAYKVDSNQELIALGLSNAIGGLFNCFAISCSMSRSMVQVSTGGKSQVAGAISAVVILVILLKIGELFEELPKAVLAAIIYVNLHGMMKQFGDICSLWRTNKVDMVVWVMTMILTVLLNPDLGLAASIAFSILTVVFRTQLPKYSILGQVPGTDIYRPVEDYHQVKEIPGIMIFRSSATLYFANAEMYIDALYEKTGVDVAKLLSHKKKLEAKRLRKEKKAAKKAKKEAKKRAKEAADKAAKGEEPQFSETDDSGEEPELSHAEANGDVNKLSVKESKDVATVEVGPDPDSTLPQAIILDLSPVNFLDTVGVKTLRNIYKDYGEAGVQVYLCGCQRGVVESMEKGDFFNEKVTKSILFSSVHDAVLYSQQGNSKEVMQGTHL